One Cucumis melo cultivar AY chromosome 8, USDA_Cmelo_AY_1.0, whole genome shotgun sequence genomic window, GGATATCCGAGCTGATCTCATTGATGCATATATGTATGCGTTCAAAACGACCCCCAATTTAATTGTCCTTCTAATTTACTACATCAAACATTTTacccaaaaaaagaagaaaaagaaaaagaaaaagcttaTATTCTCATACATGTTCCTTTGTATTCTCTCCCAGATCTGCTTTGCAAGAGGTTCTTGATCAAAATGATACTTTCCGTAGCCTTAGGCAAGATGTGTTGTCCTATCTTGTGCGGAGCCAATTGGTGAGTTCTTAATGTCATAGCCTATTCTATTGTATCAACAGCAAGTGCATTTAAATGTTGTGGTTATATTCCCCCTAGTAGCAACTATTGTGCTTACTTATTTTCAATTCAATCATACAGCGACATAAATCGAGATGTAAGTTTATTATATTGATTAAAATTCTCTTAATTAACCACTTCTTGTGTTGTGTTAGTTCTCTTGACTTGATTATATTTCTTTAACTGAagtttgatttaattttgtAAGGTTATTGGAGAGGCAAGTCATCTTTCAGATTACTCTTTCTCTGCTCAAAATAACATCATTCATCGTTCTGCACAACTGGCTAATActaaatacattttaaaattgTAATTAACTTGATTCTGCGATATAAGTACCATAGCAATTCTTTTTGCTATCAATTGGTATTGTTTGTTTTACACAAGACTTAAATTGTCATTGATGTTTTCCCTTATTTATTGAAATTGTAGAAACATCAGTCATAATCAGCTTTAGGATCCATTGAATGATGTGTATTGGCCAGTTAACTTCCCTATCCATATTGTAAGATATCTTCCCTTATTTGATTCTGATGAAGAGAATTGTTTGTACAAATAAttgaataaaaaagaatgaCATGGTTAAACTGTTaaagtccttttttttttccattcaaATGTTCTATTTCGAATATATCtattgatcaacaacacacacaATCGTACTTCTTTTTCTGCACTTTGTGTTTATCTTTTTCTTAGTCATTATCAATCCGTTTGTTCATCTTTGGAAATTTTATACTAGCTTCTTGTTGCAAACTAGTCAAGTACTTATCTATATGTACAACTTCATGATTAACTGAATTGCTATATATATCGCACAAATGCCGATTAATTGAAATACCTTTGTTTGAACTACTAGAGAACCTTTGCTATAAATTTTCTCCTTGAATTAGCTTCTTCTCAACATTGATATTGGAGAAATGACTGATTGTGTTCAGTTAAATATATGTCATTCTTCTCATCTTGGTTGTTACTGGTTTATAATTAATTAGTACTAATGACTGTTATTAGGTTGTCATTCTTCTTAACATTTCATttatctttatactaagctgtgGTTGTTATTGGGTTTTGAAATGTTTGATTGTTGCTTTGTCCGTTTTGGGTGTTTGCGCTATTTCCTATCTTTATAACAAGTACTAGTCTTATTCTAAGCTACaatcatcattttcttttcttactaggttttgcaagaatccattggAACAGTAAAGTCATATTTGCggcaattgattgatttataagcctttttgtaggtttggtagctAATTCTTGGTttaaatgtacttatttaaatagtttgttcatTGTTTCATTGTACAAATACTTTATGAACATTTGTACatatattaaagtatatatattaaaacatttctttccatatgagtgtgttgtatagtact contains:
- the LOC127150472 gene encoding uncharacterized protein LOC127150472 isoform X3, yielding MPSNTYTRIQIHLGQTNTQYILFSLLKRICKKHGVKMDIRADLIDAYISALQEVLDQNDTFRSLRQDVLSYLVRSQLVLQESIGTVKSYLRQLIDL
- the LOC127150472 gene encoding uncharacterized protein LOC127150472 isoform X4 — protein: MPSNTYTRIQIHLGQTNTQYILFSLLKRICKKHGVKVDKEFVEVLAFRSALQEVLDQNDTFRSLRQDVLSYLVRSQLVLQESIGTVKSYLRQLIDL
- the LOC127150472 gene encoding uncharacterized protein LOC127150472 isoform X1, producing the protein MPSNTYTRIQIHLGQTNTQYILFSLLKRICKKHGVKVYACVGRQRIRGSFSIQMDIRADLIDAYISALQEVLDQNDTFRSLRQDVLSYLVRSQLVLQESIGTVKSYLRQLIDL
- the LOC127150472 gene encoding uncharacterized protein LOC127150472 isoform X2 encodes the protein MPSNTYTRIQIHLGQTNTQYILFSLLKRICKKHGVKVDKEFVEVLAFRWISELISLMHIYLLCKRFLIKMILSVALGKMCCPILCGANWFCKNPLEQ